The Glycine soja cultivar W05 chromosome 6, ASM419377v2, whole genome shotgun sequence genome has a window encoding:
- the LOC114413989 gene encoding protein RADIALIS-like 3, translated as MASSQGWTPKQNKRFENALAIFDKDTPDRWHTVARAVGGKTVEEVKRHYEKLVEDVKEIEEGHVPLPNYRSAARGHGYMDEENRMKVLSLQ; from the coding sequence ATGGCCTCAAGTCAGGGTTGGACTCCGAAGCAGAACAAGAGATTTGAGAATGCCCTTGCCATCTTCGACAAGGACACCCCAGACAGGTGGCACACGGTGGCCAGGGCCGTCGGAGGAAAAACGGTGGAGGAAGTGAAAAGGCATTATGAGAAGCTCGTGGAAGATGTGAAGGAGATTGAGGAAGGTCACGTGCCCCTCCCCAATTACCGAAGTGCTGCAAGAGGCCACGGTTACATGGATGAAGAAAACAG